In the Streptomyces sp. BHT-5-2 genome, one interval contains:
- a CDS encoding winged helix-turn-helix domain-containing protein produces the protein MTNLRTLPAGSATAHVPPLPHPRQRLRAVAPDEALHPPATTGRYAQPTTVPGRDVARHSPQQIAEPQQVAELLASGATWLPAPQHSLPALPGRPPMVGYLVLVPAEQAPAPPQPPAGPAPAIGTGDEIVRIDPERRTVYVDGRLLDLTYLEFELLTHLVAHPHRVHTRDQLVTTVWGYGHVGDGRTVDVHVARLRRKLGAKHRGSIVTVRRVGYKYVPSS, from the coding sequence ATGACCAATCTCCGTACCCTTCCTGCCGGTTCCGCCACCGCCCACGTTCCCCCGCTGCCCCATCCCCGCCAGCGGCTGCGCGCCGTGGCGCCCGACGAGGCCCTGCACCCACCGGCCACCACCGGGCGGTACGCCCAGCCCACCACCGTCCCCGGCCGGGACGTCGCGCGCCACAGTCCCCAGCAGATCGCCGAGCCCCAGCAGGTCGCCGAGTTGCTGGCCTCCGGCGCGACCTGGCTCCCGGCTCCGCAGCACAGCCTGCCCGCCCTGCCCGGCCGGCCGCCGATGGTCGGCTACCTCGTCCTGGTACCGGCCGAGCAGGCCCCCGCCCCGCCGCAGCCGCCCGCCGGGCCCGCCCCGGCCATCGGGACCGGAGACGAGATCGTGCGGATCGACCCCGAGCGGCGGACCGTGTACGTCGACGGCCGGCTGCTGGACCTGACGTACCTGGAGTTCGAGCTGCTGACCCATCTGGTCGCGCATCCGCACCGGGTGCACACCCGCGACCAGTTGGTGACCACGGTGTGGGGCTACGGGCACGTCGGCGACGGCCGCACCGTGGACGTCCATGTCGCCCGGCTGCGGCGGAAGCTCGGCGCCAAGCACCGCGGCTCGATCGTGACCGTCCGCCGGGTCGGCTACAAGTACGTCCCGAGTTCCTGA
- a CDS encoding response regulator transcription factor, protein MRVVIAEDLFLLRDGLVRMLEAFGFEIVAAVASGPELRRALAEREPDVAVVDVRLPPSFTDEGLQCALEARRARPGLPVLVLSQHVEQLYARELLADGSGGVGYLLKDRVFDAEQFVDAVRRVATGGTAMDPQVIAQLLARRARDRPMAGLTPREVEVMELMAQGRSNAAIASRLVITERAVAKHTSNIFGKLALPPSDDDNRRVLAVLAYLDRG, encoded by the coding sequence GTGCGCGTAGTCATCGCCGAAGACCTCTTCCTGCTGAGGGACGGGCTGGTCCGGATGCTGGAGGCGTTCGGCTTCGAGATCGTGGCGGCGGTCGCGTCCGGGCCCGAACTGCGCCGGGCGCTGGCCGAACGGGAGCCGGACGTGGCGGTGGTGGACGTCCGGCTGCCGCCGTCGTTCACCGACGAGGGGCTGCAGTGCGCGCTGGAGGCCCGCCGGGCCCGGCCGGGGCTGCCGGTGCTGGTGCTCTCGCAGCACGTGGAGCAGCTGTACGCCCGGGAGTTGCTGGCGGACGGCAGCGGCGGGGTTGGCTATCTGCTCAAGGACCGGGTCTTCGACGCGGAGCAGTTCGTGGACGCGGTGCGCCGGGTGGCGACCGGGGGCACCGCGATGGATCCGCAGGTCATCGCGCAGCTGCTGGCCCGTCGGGCGCGGGACCGGCCGATGGCGGGGCTGACGCCGCGGGAGGTGGAGGTGATGGAGCTGATGGCGCAGGGCCGGTCCAACGCCGCGATCGCGTCCCGGCTGGTGATCACCGAGCGGGCGGTCGCCAAACACACCTCCAACATTTTCGGGAAGCTGGCGCTGCCGCCGTCGGACGACGACAACCGCCGGGTGCTGGCGGTGCTGGCCTATCTGGACCGGGGCTGA
- a CDS encoding 1-acyl-sn-glycerol-3-phosphate acyltransferase, producing MGRVLAAGPRLADPVHLRGHARALLAALSVGLEVRGAADAPGPLSVPGTEPVAGPTERAPGAARAPGTLIVLNHVSWLDIVALLAVEPATLLAKREVGRWPLVGGLARRAGTHFIDRTNPRKLPHTVRELTALLAAGRSVAVFPQATTWCTAEQGAFRRATFQAALDAGAPVRPVTVAYAQQGRPSTVAAFCGDDTFAASLRRVATARGLTVRVTVHPALPTAGRGLDRRALAAAAERVVLGGGRVPGAGRSPARAGQELGTYL from the coding sequence GTGGGACGTGTCCTGGCGGCGGGCCCGCGCCTGGCGGACCCGGTACACCTCCGGGGGCACGCCCGGGCGCTGCTGGCGGCGCTGTCGGTCGGGCTGGAGGTCCGCGGCGCGGCCGACGCGCCGGGTCCGCTGTCGGTGCCCGGTACGGAACCGGTGGCCGGGCCGACGGAACGCGCCCCCGGAGCGGCCCGCGCCCCGGGCACCCTGATCGTCCTCAACCACGTCTCGTGGCTCGACATCGTCGCGCTGCTCGCCGTGGAACCGGCCACCCTGCTCGCCAAGCGCGAGGTCGGCCGCTGGCCGCTGGTCGGCGGTCTGGCCCGGCGCGCCGGCACCCATTTCATCGACCGCACCAACCCGCGCAAACTCCCGCACACCGTACGGGAGTTGACCGCGCTGCTGGCCGCCGGCCGCTCGGTCGCGGTCTTCCCGCAGGCCACCACCTGGTGCACCGCCGAACAGGGCGCCTTCCGCCGGGCCACCTTCCAGGCCGCCCTGGACGCCGGCGCCCCCGTCCGTCCGGTGACCGTCGCCTACGCCCAGCAGGGCCGCCCCAGCACGGTGGCCGCCTTCTGCGGGGACGACACCTTCGCCGCCTCGCTGCGCCGGGTGGCCACCGCCCGCGGACTGACCGTGCGGGTCACCGTCCATCCGGCGCTGCCCACGGCGGGCCGCGGTCTGGACCGCCGGGCGCTGGCGGCCGCCGCCGAGCGGGTGGTCCTCGGCGGCGGCCGGGTGCCCGGCGCCGGCCGGTCACCGGCCCGGGCCGGTCAGGAACTCGGGACGTACTTGTAG
- the glnII gene encoding glutamine synthetase, translating to MTIKAEYIWIDGTQPTAKLRSKTKILTDGSSLPRWGFDGSSTNQAEGHSSDLVLDPVFSCPDPIRGGDHLLVLCEVLNTDLTPHSSNTRALLRPVAERFAGQEPLFGIEQEYTFLKGERPLGFPEGGGFPAPQGGYYCGVGAGEIFGREIVEQHLDRCLAAGLGLSGINAEVMPGQWEFQVGALSPLEVSDHMWVARWLLHRTAEEHGVTASLDAKPARGDWNGAGAHSNFSTRAMREGYDAIITACEALGEGDKPLEHVRQYGTGIEERLTGAHETAPWDQYSYGASDRGASVRIPWQVEVEKKGYIEDRRPNANVDPYVVTRLMVDTCCTELERRAQV from the coding sequence GTGACCATCAAGGCCGAGTACATCTGGATCGACGGCACCCAGCCGACCGCCAAGCTCCGCTCCAAGACCAAGATCCTCACGGACGGGAGCTCGCTGCCGCGCTGGGGCTTCGACGGGTCCAGCACCAACCAGGCCGAAGGCCACTCCTCGGACCTCGTGCTCGACCCTGTCTTCAGCTGCCCGGACCCGATCCGCGGCGGCGACCACCTGCTGGTGCTGTGCGAGGTGCTCAACACCGACCTCACGCCGCACTCCTCCAACACCCGGGCCCTGCTGCGCCCGGTGGCCGAGCGCTTCGCCGGCCAGGAGCCGCTCTTCGGCATCGAGCAGGAGTACACCTTCCTCAAGGGCGAGCGCCCGCTGGGCTTCCCCGAGGGCGGCGGCTTCCCCGCGCCCCAGGGTGGCTACTACTGCGGTGTCGGCGCCGGCGAGATCTTCGGCCGGGAGATCGTCGAGCAGCACCTCGACCGCTGCCTGGCGGCCGGCCTCGGCCTGTCCGGCATCAACGCCGAGGTGATGCCCGGCCAGTGGGAGTTCCAGGTGGGCGCGCTGTCGCCGCTGGAGGTCTCGGACCACATGTGGGTGGCACGCTGGCTGCTGCACCGCACCGCGGAGGAGCACGGCGTCACCGCCTCCCTGGACGCCAAGCCGGCGCGCGGCGACTGGAACGGCGCGGGTGCGCACAGCAACTTCTCCACCCGCGCCATGCGCGAGGGCTACGACGCGATCATCACCGCCTGTGAGGCGCTGGGCGAGGGCGACAAGCCGCTGGAGCACGTCCGCCAGTACGGCACCGGCATCGAGGAGCGGCTGACCGGCGCCCACGAGACCGCGCCCTGGGACCAGTACTCCTACGGTGCCTCGGACCGCGGTGCCTCGGTGCGCATCCCGTGGCAGGTCGAGGTCGAGAAGAAGGGCTACATCGAGGACCGTCGGCCGAACGCCAACGTCGACCCCTACGTGGTGACCCGACTGATGGTGGACACCTGCTGCACGGAGCTGGAGCGGCGCGCACAGGTGTGA
- a CDS encoding histidine kinase produces the protein MRVRRTLVAAGRGLVLAVVVEAGSVALLVLILLSLAFMVIGVGFLTTPLVLSWARGYADLRRVWAYEQTGVRIPAGYRPFPPRLRRGPAGRWQRCAVLLRDPATWRELLWLPVDLTLGLVLALLPSTLVVYGAGFVLLPVAQGLTGLGGQLLGFGSLTTDHPVLLAVSPVLGAGLLALALRANPALLRAHFELAAVFLTPPKAELAARVARLTETRHDAVDGSAAELRRIERDLHDGAQARLVAMGMSLGTIETLIEKDPARAKELVGRAREASAEALTELRDLVRGIHPPVLAERGLGDAVRALALRMEIPVEVTVQLPRRLAAPLESAAYFAVGELLTNAAKHSGADRIEVDVRHTGGRLLVTVGDNGRGGAAVRPAGAGGGAEGSGLRGVERRLGTFDGVLAVSSPAGGPTLVTMEIPCA, from the coding sequence ATGAGGGTCCGCAGAACACTGGTCGCCGCGGGGCGGGGGCTGGTGCTGGCGGTGGTGGTGGAGGCGGGATCGGTCGCCCTGCTGGTGCTGATCCTGCTGTCGCTGGCGTTCATGGTGATCGGCGTGGGGTTCCTGACCACGCCGCTGGTGCTGTCGTGGGCCCGCGGGTACGCCGACCTGCGGCGGGTGTGGGCGTACGAGCAGACGGGGGTGCGGATCCCGGCCGGGTACCGGCCGTTCCCGCCGCGGCTGCGGCGCGGGCCGGCGGGCCGGTGGCAGCGCTGTGCGGTACTGCTGCGGGACCCGGCGACCTGGCGCGAACTGCTCTGGCTGCCGGTCGATCTGACGTTGGGTCTGGTATTGGCGCTGCTGCCGTCGACGCTGGTGGTCTACGGCGCCGGGTTCGTGCTGCTGCCGGTGGCGCAGGGGCTGACCGGGCTGGGCGGCCAGCTGCTGGGGTTCGGGTCGCTGACCACCGACCACCCGGTGCTGCTGGCCGTCTCGCCGGTGCTCGGCGCGGGGCTGCTGGCCCTGGCGCTGCGCGCCAACCCGGCGCTGCTGCGGGCGCACTTCGAGCTGGCGGCGGTGTTCCTGACCCCGCCGAAGGCGGAGCTGGCGGCCCGGGTGGCGCGGCTGACCGAGACCCGGCACGATGCGGTGGACGGTTCCGCGGCCGAACTCCGCCGGATCGAGCGCGATCTGCACGACGGCGCCCAGGCCCGGCTGGTGGCGATGGGGATGAGCCTGGGCACGATCGAGACGCTGATCGAGAAGGACCCGGCGCGCGCCAAGGAACTGGTGGGCCGGGCCCGGGAGGCGTCCGCGGAGGCCCTGACCGAACTCCGCGACCTGGTGCGCGGCATCCATCCGCCGGTGCTCGCCGAACGCGGCCTGGGCGACGCGGTGCGGGCGCTGGCGCTGCGGATGGAGATCCCGGTGGAGGTGACGGTGCAGCTGCCGCGGCGGCTGGCGGCGCCGCTGGAGTCGGCGGCGTACTTCGCCGTCGGCGAGCTGCTGACCAACGCCGCCAAGCACTCCGGCGCCGACCGGATCGAGGTGGACGTCCGGCACACCGGCGGGCGGCTGCTGGTCACGGTCGGCGACAACGGGCGCGGCGGCGCCGCGGTGCGTCCCGCCGGGGCGGGCGGGGGCGCGGAGGGGTCGGGGCTGCGCGGGGTGGAGCGCCGGCTCGGTACATTCGACGGCGTCCTCGCCGTCAGCTCCCCGGCCGGCGGCCCGACGCTGGTGACGATGGAGATCCCGTGCGCGTAG
- a CDS encoding DUF397 domain-containing protein produces the protein MGTAADKEWLYSLDISDATWQRPPGDPEAEAVEIAFLERGAVAMRNSKEPEVVLRYTEAEWRAFVLGARDGEFDLDRHHTA, from the coding sequence ATGGGCACCGCAGCCGACAAGGAATGGCTCTACAGCCTCGACATCTCCGACGCCACCTGGCAGCGCCCGCCCGGCGACCCCGAGGCGGAGGCGGTGGAGATCGCCTTCCTGGAGCGCGGCGCGGTGGCGATGCGCAATTCCAAGGAGCCCGAGGTCGTACTGCGCTACACCGAGGCGGAGTGGCGGGCGTTCGTCCTGGGCGCCCGGGACGGGGAGTTCGACCTGGACCGGCACCACACGGCCTGA
- a CDS encoding GNAT family N-acetyltransferase gives MSTAPTTTPGSNAPDTSAPVAPSTGAAAAARPAGPDYAALIADTPDLIRAAQRLRHQVFGDELGAALDSPLPGHDIDAVDDLADHLVVTHTPTGAVVGTYRLLPPGRSQRLYSDGEFDLTALDAVRPALIEAGRSCVHPDHRNGAVINQMWAALARYTLLSGHRYLAGCASVPLADGGTAAAHAWALARTRHTAPPAFLVTPRRPWHPTAPLPERPALAQLPPLLRGYLRIGAWICGAPAHDPGFGVADFFTVLDIEQLGDRYRRFFLGER, from the coding sequence ATGAGCACGGCACCTACCACGACCCCCGGTTCGAACGCCCCGGACACCTCCGCCCCCGTTGCCCCATCCACCGGAGCGGCCGCCGCCGCACGGCCTGCCGGCCCCGACTACGCCGCCCTGATCGCCGACACCCCCGACCTGATCCGGGCCGCCCAGCGCCTGCGCCACCAGGTCTTCGGCGACGAGCTGGGCGCCGCCCTCGACAGCCCGCTCCCCGGACACGACATCGACGCCGTCGACGACCTCGCCGACCACCTCGTCGTCACCCACACCCCGACCGGCGCGGTCGTCGGCACCTACCGGCTGCTGCCCCCGGGCCGCAGCCAACGCCTCTACTCCGACGGCGAGTTCGACCTCACCGCCCTCGACGCGGTGCGCCCCGCCCTCATCGAGGCCGGCCGGTCCTGCGTCCACCCGGACCACCGCAACGGCGCCGTGATCAACCAGATGTGGGCCGCCCTGGCCCGCTACACCCTGCTCTCCGGCCACCGCTACCTCGCCGGCTGCGCCTCCGTACCGCTCGCCGACGGGGGCACCGCGGCCGCCCACGCCTGGGCACTGGCCCGCACCCGCCACACCGCGCCGCCCGCGTTCCTGGTCACCCCGCGCCGCCCCTGGCACCCCACCGCACCGCTGCCCGAGCGCCCGGCCCTCGCCCAACTGCCGCCCCTGCTGCGCGGCTACCTCCGCATCGGCGCCTGGATCTGCGGCGCCCCCGCCCACGACCCGGGTTTCGGGGTCGCCGACTTCTTCACCGTCCTGGACATCGAGCAACTCGGCGACCGCTACCGCCGCTTCTTCCTGGGGGAGCGGTGA
- a CDS encoding rhomboid-like protein, translating into MRSRMRSEGGSRGGARSGALPWVAPLYVGALQLGACATARLPVRRRTELLRAHSTNVANLRAGRWGTLATSAAFVEEPLPVAYGAALLATLGTAEARWGAGRAAAVFAAGHVGASLLVHAGLRARNRARGAAAERAAADSTGPGAQARPAGGGTAHAVDVGASYGFYATLGALAVSLPHRGARAAATGGLLALGAAPVVRRGRTFTDVGHLTALSLGVAIGVARGAGAAGTPIRAPRTAT; encoded by the coding sequence ATGCGGAGCAGGATGCGGAGCGAAGGCGGGTCGCGGGGCGGGGCACGGAGCGGGGCGCTGCCCTGGGTGGCGCCGTTGTATGTGGGTGCGTTGCAGCTCGGTGCGTGTGCCACCGCCCGGCTGCCGGTGCGGCGGCGGACGGAGCTGCTGCGGGCGCACTCCACCAATGTGGCCAATCTGCGGGCCGGCCGGTGGGGGACGCTGGCCACCAGCGCGGCCTTCGTGGAGGAGCCGCTGCCGGTGGCGTACGGGGCGGCGCTGCTGGCCACGCTCGGGACGGCCGAGGCGCGGTGGGGCGCCGGGCGCGCGGCGGCGGTGTTCGCGGCCGGGCACGTCGGCGCCAGCCTGCTGGTCCACGCCGGCCTGCGGGCGCGCAACCGGGCCCGCGGGGCGGCGGCGGAACGGGCGGCGGCAGACTCGACCGGCCCCGGTGCACAGGCCCGACCCGCCGGGGGCGGCACCGCGCACGCCGTCGACGTCGGGGCGAGCTACGGCTTCTACGCCACCCTCGGCGCACTGGCCGTCTCGCTGCCGCACCGGGGCGCGCGGGCGGCGGCGACCGGCGGGCTGCTGGCCCTGGGTGCGGCCCCGGTGGTCCGCCGCGGCCGGACGTTCACCGACGTCGGGCACCTGACGGCGCTGTCCCTCGGGGTGGCGATCGGAGTGGCCAGGGGAGCCGGAGCCGCGGGGACGCCGATACGGGCACCACGCACGGCGACATGA